The Nitrospira sp. KM1 genome includes a window with the following:
- a CDS encoding phospholipase D-like domain-containing protein, which produces MVGRRPPIIRTLGLILALALPLQTSPVWGISIEVYYAPEDHPLDRVIELYGRARQYIHVAVYGLTYPPAVQALVTAKKRGIDVRMITDQERSEEPKQRSALRTLRLAGIPIRVNRHDGLMHLKQVVIDDDVTANGSMNHTTSGNRYNDERLDVVTDRRTAVKAREKFLAMWNDTARYRPWIED; this is translated from the coding sequence ATGGTTGGCCGACGTCCGCCAATAATCAGGACTCTTGGACTTATCCTTGCCCTCGCTCTGCCGCTTCAGACTTCCCCTGTCTGGGGAATATCTATCGAAGTCTATTACGCGCCGGAAGACCATCCGCTCGATCGAGTCATCGAACTCTACGGCCGGGCCAGGCAATACATCCATGTGGCAGTGTACGGTCTGACCTATCCGCCGGCAGTGCAAGCCCTGGTGACGGCCAAGAAGCGCGGCATTGATGTGCGGATGATCACTGATCAGGAACGTTCCGAAGAACCGAAACAACGGAGCGCGTTGCGAACCCTCCGCCTGGCCGGAATACCGATCCGCGTCAACCGCCACGACGGGTTGATGCACCTCAAACAGGTCGTCATCGACGATGACGTCACTGCGAACGGATCGATGAACCATACGACCAGCGGGAATCGGTATAATGACGAACGACTCGATGTCGTGACCGACCGGCGAACAGCCGTCAAGGCACGGGAGAAATTTCTTGCGATGTGGAATGACACCGCCAGATATCGGCCGTGGATCGAGGATTGA
- a CDS encoding NAD(P)/FAD-dependent oxidoreductase — protein sequence MIGAIETDVAVVGAGGGGAVLALALAQKGIRTIVLDQVPGPPQGLRGEILQPNGQRILDRLGVLHSLPADATRTVRLFNFCRAGGKRLCTIDYGDLPEPYNRAVVTLPNVAHHAIVKAIEQQPAARWQYATSFTGLIREGRRIIGLTANGPEGAHTIRAQVVVGADGAFSNVREAMGISTDIHLYPQAYLIAIVDAPNPLNESFYYVGHHQILGLFPATGSKAYLFYMIRNGSMDAIKQRGIARLQKEWTAIAPQFEPLFANLQDWNQTAYMPTGRVRTPTWVADGAVIIGDAAHAMNPHASQGRMQAMVDAMTLADLLPACLTDHDCTANRLRGFETARRPHVTMLQHLADQQVFYWNTGNPIVAFLRDRVFRTLDRNSRLRHQVLSTTAGLRTTAPFSLLDRVIAAGFLPDVRAGRAPQQQYS from the coding sequence ATGATCGGCGCAATTGAGACCGATGTGGCGGTCGTCGGAGCTGGGGGAGGCGGGGCGGTTCTGGCCCTCGCTTTGGCGCAAAAGGGTATCCGCACGATTGTACTCGATCAGGTCCCCGGACCGCCGCAGGGTCTCCGTGGTGAAATCCTTCAGCCGAATGGTCAGCGCATACTTGACCGATTGGGAGTGCTGCACTCCCTCCCTGCCGATGCGACACGCACCGTCCGTCTGTTCAACTTTTGCCGGGCCGGCGGAAAGCGGCTTTGCACGATCGATTACGGCGACTTGCCGGAGCCTTATAATCGGGCTGTCGTCACCTTGCCCAACGTCGCGCACCATGCCATCGTGAAGGCCATCGAGCAGCAGCCGGCGGCTCGATGGCAATATGCGACATCTTTCACGGGGTTGATCCGGGAGGGGCGGCGCATAATCGGATTGACCGCCAATGGTCCAGAAGGAGCGCACACCATCCGGGCACAGGTGGTCGTGGGCGCGGACGGAGCCTTTTCAAATGTGCGTGAGGCGATGGGAATATCGACAGACATCCACCTTTATCCTCAGGCCTATCTGATCGCTATCGTCGATGCACCGAATCCGCTCAATGAATCGTTTTACTACGTCGGGCACCATCAGATTTTGGGGTTATTTCCTGCCACAGGCTCGAAAGCATACCTCTTTTATATGATTCGGAACGGATCGATGGATGCAATCAAACAGCGCGGAATCGCCCGGCTGCAGAAGGAGTGGACCGCCATCGCCCCCCAGTTCGAACCGCTCTTTGCGAACTTGCAGGACTGGAACCAGACCGCCTATATGCCCACCGGACGTGTGAGGACGCCCACGTGGGTCGCCGACGGAGCCGTTATCATTGGAGATGCGGCCCACGCCATGAATCCGCATGCGTCGCAGGGACGTATGCAGGCCATGGTGGACGCGATGACGCTTGCCGATCTTCTGCCCGCATGTCTCACGGATCATGACTGTACGGCCAACCGCTTGCGCGGATTCGAGACGGCAAGGCGGCCGCACGTGACGATGCTCCAGCACTTGGCCGATCAACAGGTGTTCTATTGGAATACCGGCAATCCCATCGTGGCGTTCTTGCGTGATCGGGTATTCCGCACGCTGGACCGCAATTCCAGGTTGCGGCATCAAGTCTTGTCCACCACGGCAGGATTGCGGACAACGGCTCCGTTCAGTCTGCTCGACCGCGTCATCGCCGCCGGATTTCTGCCTGACGTTCGAGCAGGCCGCGCACCTCAACAACAGTATTCTTGA
- a CDS encoding NIL domain-containing protein — MPNMRFHIRFPEDKIKEPVIYELGKDYKIVTNVRRADVRETTGWMDLELTGDTVEIERAIDGLRKRGVVVDPIELNVVE; from the coding sequence ATGCCCAACATGCGTTTTCACATTCGCTTTCCGGAGGATAAGATCAAAGAGCCGGTGATTTACGAGCTCGGCAAGGACTACAAGATCGTGACGAACGTCCGGCGCGCGGATGTCAGAGAGACCACGGGGTGGATGGACCTCGAACTGACCGGTGATACGGTCGAGATCGAGCGTGCCATCGACGGTCTTCGGAAGCGAGGCGTCGTCGTGGATCCGATTGAATTGAACGTTGTGGAGTAA
- a CDS encoding ABC transporter ATP-binding protein: protein MKTLLRVLQYLRPYRLMVVGTFLFASLTTAFELIPPWLIKVVIDDVIQGGKIRLLTWVFVGLCAAYVMRNICGSMRIRLNNSLEQQVVHDLHVQVFSTLQRLSISFFENRPTGEIMSRVLNDTEHMQRIFVDGLEEIITAGLTLVGIMIALFWLNWKLALIALLPIPILVVGAAAFTKRIHGHYRNIRKGSAELNALLQDCLAGIRETMGFNRQPYEENRFGAKSDQCRRDTLKAMYLWSFYSPGMMLVGSLGGALVLWQGTQEVLAQRLSVGELVMFISYLALFYVPINQIHSVNHMLQHALAASERVFEIIDIVPDVRDRPGAIAPANRLSGDIAFDHVQFHYRADAPILTDVSIRVRSGERVALVGPSGAGKSTTLKLLMRFYDVTGGAVMIDGHDVRDLPLRFLRSQIGLVQQEPFLFNGTVRENILYGDLSAGQSDVEAAAKAARAHEFIQALPEGYDTWIGERGVKLSVGQRQRISIARVLLKDPPIVMFDEATSNIDTETEVKIREALDELTRGRTTVIIAHRLSTIHDVDRIIVVNHGRIVEDGTHESLMARGGIYAGLYEAQFQT from the coding sequence GTGAAAACGCTTCTTCGAGTGCTCCAATACTTGCGTCCGTACCGGCTTATGGTCGTCGGCACGTTTCTGTTTGCCAGCCTGACCACGGCCTTCGAACTGATTCCACCCTGGCTCATCAAAGTTGTCATCGACGACGTGATTCAAGGCGGCAAGATCCGATTGCTCACCTGGGTGTTCGTTGGATTGTGCGCCGCCTATGTCATGCGAAACATTTGCGGATCAATGCGGATCCGCCTGAACAACAGCCTCGAGCAGCAGGTGGTGCACGATCTGCACGTTCAAGTTTTTTCCACACTTCAGCGGCTCTCGATCAGCTTTTTCGAGAATCGCCCGACGGGCGAGATCATGTCGCGGGTCTTGAACGATACCGAGCATATGCAACGCATTTTCGTCGATGGACTGGAAGAGATCATTACGGCCGGCCTGACACTGGTCGGCATCATGATTGCCCTGTTCTGGCTTAATTGGAAACTGGCACTCATTGCTTTGCTGCCGATCCCGATCCTCGTGGTCGGAGCCGCCGCGTTTACCAAACGGATTCACGGACACTATCGGAATATCCGGAAGGGATCTGCGGAACTGAACGCGCTGCTCCAGGACTGCCTGGCCGGTATCAGGGAAACGATGGGCTTCAACCGTCAGCCCTACGAAGAAAACCGGTTTGGAGCGAAAAGCGATCAATGCCGTCGCGATACACTCAAAGCCATGTATCTTTGGTCATTCTATTCTCCGGGCATGATGCTGGTAGGGAGTCTCGGCGGGGCACTCGTGTTGTGGCAGGGTACGCAGGAGGTGCTGGCCCAGAGGCTCTCCGTCGGTGAGCTGGTCATGTTTATCTCCTATCTGGCATTGTTCTATGTCCCGATCAACCAGATCCATTCCGTCAACCACATGCTGCAACACGCATTGGCGGCAAGCGAGCGCGTATTCGAGATCATCGATATCGTGCCGGACGTCCGGGATCGTCCCGGTGCGATCGCGCCGGCCAACCGGCTCAGCGGCGACATCGCCTTCGATCATGTGCAATTTCATTATCGTGCCGATGCCCCGATCCTGACCGACGTGTCGATTCGAGTCCGTTCCGGGGAGCGCGTCGCGCTGGTCGGTCCGAGCGGCGCTGGGAAAAGCACCACGCTCAAGTTGCTCATGCGCTTCTACGATGTGACGGGAGGAGCCGTCATGATCGACGGCCATGATGTACGAGATCTGCCGCTACGTTTCCTGCGGAGCCAGATCGGCCTTGTCCAGCAGGAGCCTTTTCTCTTCAACGGAACCGTACGGGAAAATATTCTGTACGGAGATTTATCCGCCGGGCAATCGGACGTAGAGGCGGCGGCCAAGGCCGCCCGCGCGCACGAGTTCATCCAGGCATTGCCGGAAGGCTACGACACGTGGATCGGAGAGCGTGGCGTCAAGCTGTCGGTCGGACAACGCCAGCGTATTTCGATCGCGAGGGTCCTGCTCAAAGACCCGCCGATCGTCATGTTCGACGAGGCCACCTCGAACATCGATACTGAAACGGAAGTCAAGATTCGGGAAGCACTGGATGAGTTGACCCGCGGCCGCACAACCGTCATTATCGCCCACCGCCTCTCAACGATTCACGACGTGGACCGGATCATCGTCGTCAACCACGGACGGATCGTTGAAGACGGCACCCATGAGAGTCTCATGGCTCGGGGCGGAATCTATGCCGGCCTCTACGAAGCCCAGTTTCAGACATGA
- the thiS gene encoding sulfur carrier protein ThiS has protein sequence MQVKINGKAEEITGGTVLDILKSKQIEPQMVAVEINDAMVDRDNLSTTQLKEGDRLEFLFYMGGGR, from the coding sequence ATGCAGGTCAAGATCAATGGAAAGGCTGAAGAGATTACAGGGGGAACTGTCCTCGACATCCTGAAGTCCAAACAGATCGAGCCGCAAATGGTCGCTGTGGAGATCAACGACGCTATGGTTGATCGAGACAACTTGTCCACGACTCAGCTCAAAGAAGGCGATCGATTGGAATTTCTGTTTTACATGGGGGGCGGACGGTGA
- the def gene encoding peptide deformylase, whose translation MAVLPIAKLGNPILRQQATPIDTRDIRTKEFQQLIDDMFETMLDEPGIGLAAPQISRSIQLVVMGCEGEGGFPQTTLINPKIVYYGPQQVENWEGCLSVDGLRGKVIRPSVIRVQALNRDGRPVDIEADALYSVCIQHEMDHLIGKLFVDRMTDMSTLTQLPEFEKYWRKEPTPVI comes from the coding sequence ATGGCTGTCCTTCCCATCGCCAAGCTCGGTAATCCGATCCTCCGGCAACAAGCCACCCCGATCGATACCCGCGACATTCGGACCAAGGAATTTCAGCAGCTGATCGACGACATGTTCGAGACGATGCTGGACGAGCCAGGAATCGGCCTGGCGGCTCCGCAGATCTCGCGTTCCATCCAACTGGTCGTGATGGGCTGCGAGGGGGAGGGAGGATTTCCTCAGACGACCCTCATCAATCCGAAGATCGTCTATTACGGCCCCCAGCAGGTTGAGAACTGGGAAGGGTGCCTGAGCGTCGACGGTCTGCGCGGCAAAGTCATCCGACCGTCCGTGATCCGTGTGCAGGCGTTGAATCGGGACGGCCGTCCAGTCGATATCGAAGCCGACGCGTTGTACTCAGTCTGTATTCAGCATGAAATGGATCATCTCATCGGCAAATTGTTTGTCGACCGGATGACGGACATGTCCACTCTGACCCAGCTCCCTGAGTTCGAGAAGTATTGGCGAAAGGAACCGACCCCCGTCATTTAG
- a CDS encoding Mov34/MPN/PAD-1 family protein, with the protein MADLTIPQHILDELVAHARELDPYECCGFLAGHGQTVTHIYRIKNVVSLEGASDAAAFDDAKTRHLAKLSPAERAEVAFIMDAQEMFQAVKDMRKNGLTLQVVYHSHPHDPARPSITDITIANDWEGNWARLNLTLPIYLLVSLMEKSRPDIRAYWIRAGSVSLASIIAG; encoded by the coding sequence GTGGCGGATCTGACAATTCCACAGCACATTCTCGATGAACTCGTGGCTCATGCCAGAGAACTCGATCCGTATGAGTGCTGCGGCTTTCTCGCCGGTCACGGCCAAACCGTGACACACATCTACCGAATCAAGAACGTCGTCAGCCTTGAAGGCGCCAGCGATGCAGCAGCCTTCGACGATGCCAAGACCCGGCATCTGGCCAAGCTGTCTCCTGCCGAACGGGCGGAGGTCGCGTTCATTATGGATGCGCAGGAGATGTTTCAAGCCGTTAAGGACATGCGGAAAAACGGCCTGACGTTGCAGGTCGTCTATCATTCGCATCCCCACGATCCCGCCCGTCCATCCATTACCGATATCACGATCGCCAATGATTGGGAGGGCAACTGGGCTCGACTGAACCTCACACTGCCGATATACCTCTTGGTATCCCTTATGGAAAAATCTCGTCCGGACATTCGTGCGTATTGGATCAGGGCAGGCTCCGTGTCCCTCGCATCCATCATTGCCGGGTGA
- a CDS encoding MoaD/ThiS family protein codes for MIKVRIPTPLRPLTKGQGEVEAQAGTIAGMIDTLNQAHPGIKDRLCDESGELRRFVNIYVNEEDIRFLKGKDTSLSDGDEVSIVPAIAGG; via the coding sequence ATGATTAAGGTACGTATTCCGACCCCGCTTCGTCCTCTGACGAAGGGACAGGGGGAAGTCGAGGCTCAAGCCGGTACGATCGCGGGGATGATCGATACATTGAATCAAGCCCATCCGGGGATCAAAGACCGCTTATGCGATGAGAGCGGCGAACTCCGGCGTTTCGTCAACATCTATGTCAACGAGGAAGACATTCGCTTCCTGAAGGGCAAAGACACTTCGCTCAGCGATGGGGATGAAGTGTCCATCGTGCCCGCCATCGCGGGAGGGTAA
- the thrC gene encoding threonine synthase, whose protein sequence is MAKMKALVCRECGKEYPTKAIHVCEMCFGPLEVKYNYDEIKKTVSRSKIENGPRSMWRYADLLPVEGPSFLGPHAGFTPLVRAKNLGAYLGLDELYIKNDTVNHPTLSFKDRVVAVALTRARELGFETVACASTGNLANSVAAHASAAGMRCYVFIPGDLEAAKVLGNLIYKPNVVEIEGNYDDVNRLCSEIAGEHGWAFVNINIRPYYAEGSKTLAFETVEQLGWRTPDQVVIPMASGSLLTKIWKGLHEMKALGLVDEVRTRINGAQAEGCSPISTAFKAGRDFFKPVKPKTIAKSLAIGNPADGYYALKATAESQGAMDMVSDEEVVEAIKLLAQTEGIFAETAGGVTVGVLKKLVKQGTIKKSDVTVAYITGNGLKTQEAVIDAVGRPVRIQPSLVAFEKTFKMGKNGGGDA, encoded by the coding sequence ATGGCCAAGATGAAAGCGCTCGTGTGCCGTGAGTGCGGAAAAGAATATCCGACGAAAGCGATTCACGTCTGCGAGATGTGTTTCGGCCCGCTCGAGGTCAAATACAACTACGACGAGATCAAGAAAACCGTGTCGCGGAGCAAGATCGAGAATGGTCCACGGAGCATGTGGCGGTACGCCGATTTGCTTCCGGTCGAAGGACCGAGCTTTCTGGGCCCGCATGCCGGTTTCACGCCTCTCGTCCGTGCCAAGAATCTGGGGGCGTATCTCGGGCTCGATGAGCTGTATATCAAGAACGACACGGTCAACCATCCGACACTGTCGTTCAAAGATCGCGTCGTCGCCGTCGCGTTGACACGTGCGCGCGAGCTGGGGTTCGAAACCGTGGCCTGCGCGTCGACCGGCAACCTGGCCAATTCGGTCGCGGCCCATGCCTCTGCGGCCGGCATGCGGTGCTACGTCTTCATTCCCGGCGATCTCGAAGCGGCAAAGGTTCTCGGCAATCTGATCTACAAGCCGAACGTGGTCGAGATCGAGGGAAATTACGATGATGTCAACCGGCTCTGCAGTGAAATCGCCGGGGAACATGGCTGGGCTTTCGTGAACATCAACATTCGTCCCTACTACGCCGAAGGATCGAAAACTCTTGCCTTCGAGACGGTCGAGCAGTTGGGCTGGCGCACGCCGGATCAGGTCGTCATTCCGATGGCCTCCGGTTCGCTGTTGACGAAGATCTGGAAGGGTTTGCATGAGATGAAGGCATTGGGATTGGTTGACGAGGTACGGACGCGCATCAATGGCGCCCAAGCCGAAGGCTGTTCCCCGATCTCCACGGCGTTCAAAGCCGGGCGCGACTTTTTCAAGCCGGTCAAACCCAAGACCATTGCCAAGTCGTTGGCGATTGGAAACCCCGCCGACGGCTACTATGCTTTGAAGGCGACTGCTGAGAGCCAGGGGGCGATGGATATGGTGTCCGATGAAGAAGTGGTCGAGGCGATCAAGCTGCTCGCGCAGACGGAGGGGATTTTCGCCGAGACGGCGGGAGGCGTGACCGTCGGCGTGTTGAAGAAGCTCGTCAAGCAAGGCACGATCAAGAAATCAGATGTCACGGTGGCGTACATCACGGGCAACGGCCTGAAGACGCAGGAAGCGGTCATTGATGCAGTTGGCCGGCCGGTTCGCATTCAACCGAGCCTGGTCGCATTCGAGAAAACATTCAAGATGGGGAAAAACGGTGGTGGTGACGCATGA
- a CDS encoding HEAT repeat domain-containing protein: MRVKGLRELAVFVSLASLFSVGQTFASQVNTIPVQMQYDMPPKGDDGAAVTVPPNTNPLTPEEIQRAEALLPLLEGKQEFWAMGEFVHLGEHSVPVLIKALSMPSPRIRYNAIETISMLNAPSAVPALVTTAKEVNEIPRVREHALRVAIRLDPAKTPEAIHVMSKDPNSAIRKAAAFHSRYVRDKAVVPTLIEMIPDEERYVAMSAVQSLWILTRHETEFHDWDISTKEDRQAWVAEWTDWWNTQKDSFELPEPRKSRQQRQG; the protein is encoded by the coding sequence GTGCGCGTCAAAGGACTCCGAGAGCTCGCCGTATTCGTTTCTCTCGCGTCGCTGTTCAGTGTTGGGCAAACCTTTGCGTCCCAGGTGAACACGATTCCTGTTCAAATGCAGTACGACATGCCTCCCAAGGGGGACGACGGGGCGGCTGTTACCGTTCCGCCCAATACGAATCCGCTCACTCCGGAAGAGATTCAGCGCGCAGAAGCTCTGCTGCCGCTCCTTGAAGGGAAGCAGGAATTTTGGGCGATGGGAGAATTCGTCCATTTGGGAGAACACTCCGTACCCGTGCTCATCAAGGCGCTGTCCATGCCGAGCCCCCGCATTCGTTACAATGCCATCGAAACGATTTCGATGCTGAACGCACCCTCGGCGGTACCCGCGCTCGTGACGACGGCGAAAGAGGTGAATGAGATTCCGCGAGTGCGCGAACATGCCCTGAGGGTGGCCATCCGGCTCGACCCCGCCAAGACGCCGGAGGCAATTCACGTGATGTCGAAGGATCCCAATTCGGCGATCCGCAAGGCCGCGGCATTTCACTCCAGGTACGTACGGGACAAAGCCGTCGTTCCCACCCTTATCGAGATGATTCCCGATGAGGAACGATACGTGGCCATGTCGGCGGTGCAATCGTTGTGGATCCTCACCCGACATGAAACGGAGTTCCATGATTGGGACATCTCGACCAAGGAAGACCGCCAGGCATGGGTGGCCGAGTGGACGGACTGGTGGAACACCCAGAAGGATTCGTTCGAGTTGCCCGAGCCGCGAAAGTCACGGCAGCAGCGCCAGGGCTAG
- a CDS encoding molybdopterin-synthase adenylyltransferase MoeB: MEFTEEQISRYSRHILLPEVGGKGQRKIAKAKILLVGAGGLGSPAALYLAAAGVGRIGLIDSDVVDLTNLQRQILHHTPDVGRPKVLSGKEKILALNPDVAVSMYEERLTAGNALKIFQDYDVVIDGVDNFTAKFLINDACYFADKPLVHGGILRFDGRITTIIPKKSACYRCVFKKPPPSGLVATCQEAGVIGVLAGIIGTIQATEALKLVLGIGQLLTNRLLDFDARKTQFREINVKRNPNCSLCGEHPTITELFDDGDPFAGCAVRP, encoded by the coding sequence ATGGAATTCACCGAAGAACAAATCTCGCGGTATAGCCGGCACATTCTTTTGCCAGAAGTTGGTGGGAAGGGTCAGAGGAAGATCGCCAAGGCAAAAATTCTCCTGGTCGGAGCCGGAGGACTCGGGTCTCCGGCCGCGCTGTATCTTGCCGCTGCCGGGGTCGGAAGAATCGGTTTGATCGACAGCGATGTCGTGGACTTGACCAACCTCCAGAGACAAATTCTTCACCACACGCCGGATGTCGGTCGTCCCAAGGTTCTTTCTGGAAAGGAAAAGATCCTGGCGCTGAATCCCGATGTAGCGGTGTCGATGTATGAAGAACGGCTGACGGCCGGCAATGCACTGAAGATATTCCAGGACTATGATGTCGTGATCGACGGAGTAGACAATTTTACGGCGAAATTCCTGATCAACGATGCCTGTTATTTCGCAGATAAGCCGCTTGTGCATGGCGGGATTCTCCGTTTCGATGGCCGCATCACGACGATCATTCCGAAAAAATCAGCCTGTTACCGCTGCGTGTTCAAGAAACCGCCACCGTCCGGACTAGTTGCCACCTGCCAGGAAGCCGGTGTCATCGGTGTACTGGCCGGGATCATCGGGACGATTCAGGCGACAGAAGCCTTGAAACTGGTGTTGGGAATCGGACAACTGTTGACTAATCGACTGCTGGACTTTGACGCCAGGAAGACTCAATTCAGAGAGATCAACGTAAAGCGCAATCCCAACTGTTCCTTGTGCGGTGAACATCCGACCATTACCGAGCTATTCGACGACGGAGATCCGTTTGCCGGCTGTGCCGTACGACCGTAA
- the cysK gene encoding cysteine synthase A has translation MTAALHKEITELVGRTPLIRLNRLSKPGSATIYGKVEFFNPGGSVKDRICLNMINEAERQGKLKPGGTIVEPTSGNTGIGLALMAAVRGYKLILVMPESMSMERASLLSSYGAQLVLTPAWEGMKGSIREAESLLAQNPSYFMPDQFSNPANPAAHRMTTAPEILDALNGKIDAFVAAVGTGGTITGCGEVFKEKNPDIKVIAVEPAGSPVLSGGNPGPHKIQGIGAGFIPKVLNQKILDRVMTVTDDEAYQTAKQLSKREGLLVGISAGANVFAAQKIADELGPGKNVVTILCDTGERYISIEKYFNI, from the coding sequence GTGACCGCCGCGCTTCATAAAGAGATTACCGAACTTGTCGGACGCACTCCGCTGATCCGCTTGAATCGTCTTTCAAAGCCCGGTAGTGCCACTATCTACGGGAAAGTGGAATTTTTCAACCCCGGTGGGAGTGTCAAAGATCGCATTTGCCTCAACATGATCAATGAGGCAGAGCGCCAGGGTAAACTGAAACCGGGAGGGACGATCGTCGAACCGACGAGTGGCAATACCGGTATCGGACTTGCGCTGATGGCTGCCGTCCGGGGCTATAAATTGATCCTCGTCATGCCAGAGAGCATGAGCATGGAACGGGCGAGTCTGTTGTCGTCATACGGCGCACAACTCGTATTGACGCCGGCGTGGGAAGGGATGAAAGGATCGATACGGGAAGCGGAAAGTTTGCTGGCACAGAATCCGTCATACTTCATGCCCGATCAGTTTTCGAATCCGGCCAATCCGGCCGCCCATCGCATGACGACGGCTCCGGAGATTTTGGACGCGCTGAATGGTAAGATCGATGCATTCGTCGCTGCCGTGGGAACCGGCGGGACGATCACCGGCTGCGGAGAGGTCTTTAAAGAGAAGAATCCAGACATAAAAGTGATCGCCGTAGAGCCGGCAGGTTCCCCGGTTCTTTCGGGCGGAAATCCCGGGCCGCATAAAATTCAGGGCATCGGCGCGGGGTTTATTCCCAAGGTGCTCAACCAGAAGATTCTCGACCGGGTCATGACCGTGACGGATGATGAGGCGTACCAGACCGCGAAACAGCTCTCGAAACGGGAAGGATTGCTGGTCGGGATCTCGGCCGGGGCGAACGTCTTCGCCGCCCAAAAAATTGCGGATGAACTCGGGCCGGGAAAGAATGTCGTGACGATTCTCTGCGATACGGGCGAGCGGTACATCAGCATCGAAAAATATTTCAATATCTGA
- the moeB gene encoding molybdopterin-synthase adenylyltransferase MoeB, translating to MEMTDEQIQRYSRHIILQDVGGKGQLRLNQAKVLLIGAGGLGSPAALYLAAAGIGTIGLVDNDVVDLSNLQRQILHSTATVGQPKVESGRKTLHAINPDVTVRAYHQLVDADNILSLVGDFDIVLDGSDNFTTRFLVNDACFFAKKTLISASMFRFEGQLTTIKPHAGYPCYRCLYPEPPPAGLVPNCQEAGVLGVLAGTMGILQASEAIKEILGIGETIADRLIIYDALEMKFRKVGRPKDPACRLCGPHPTIKDLKGDYTVACTI from the coding sequence ATGGAAATGACGGACGAACAAATACAACGGTACAGCAGGCACATCATCCTTCAAGATGTGGGCGGCAAGGGGCAACTCAGGCTCAACCAGGCGAAGGTATTGTTGATCGGGGCCGGCGGCCTCGGCTCTCCTGCAGCGTTGTATCTCGCTGCTGCGGGAATCGGGACGATCGGTTTGGTCGATAACGACGTCGTGGATCTCTCCAATCTGCAGCGGCAGATTCTTCACTCAACCGCCACGGTGGGACAGCCCAAGGTCGAATCGGGCCGGAAAACGCTACACGCCATCAACCCCGACGTCACAGTGAGGGCCTATCATCAGTTGGTCGATGCAGACAACATTCTTTCCTTGGTCGGAGATTTTGACATCGTGCTCGATGGGTCCGATAATTTCACCACCCGGTTTCTGGTCAACGACGCGTGTTTCTTCGCCAAGAAAACGTTGATCTCCGCCAGCATGTTCAGATTCGAAGGCCAACTGACGACGATCAAACCCCATGCTGGGTACCCTTGCTATCGCTGCCTGTATCCTGAACCGCCTCCGGCCGGTCTCGTGCCCAACTGTCAGGAAGCCGGAGTCCTTGGCGTGCTGGCAGGAACGATGGGCATTCTCCAGGCCTCGGAAGCGATCAAGGAAATTTTGGGAATTGGGGAAACGATTGCCGATCGGCTGATCATCTACGACGCGCTGGAAATGAAATTCCGGAAAGTCGGACGGCCGAAAGATCCCGCGTGCCGACTCTGCGGTCCTCATCCCACCATCAAGGACTTGAAAGGCGACTACACGGTCGCCTGTACCATTTGA